In the Candidatus Rokuibacteriota bacterium genome, one interval contains:
- a CDS encoding alpha/beta fold hydrolase, whose product MPELQRPAGPLYYEITDLTPPWVGPRPTILFHHGVGITGAIWSAWLPVLAGRYRLVRFDTRGFGRSSVPGPGFAWSMDLLAEDVVAVARAAGAEQFHLVGESLGGTVGLWLATRRTPGLLSLAVCSTSHRGASIQRVREWRDFIGRNGMAAWSAMMMPHRLDPEQASPAAWRWFEAEQARSSPDVTLDLADLLIGTDLTPDLPAIAVPTLVLAPGASPFVPLAIAREIHALVPGSELQEFAGVRHAIAYSHGPACARALRAFLTRRGVGGGDRSRPTGED is encoded by the coding sequence GTGCCAGAGCTCCAGCGCCCGGCGGGTCCCCTCTACTACGAGATCACCGACCTCACCCCTCCCTGGGTCGGTCCCCGGCCCACGATCCTCTTCCATCATGGCGTCGGCATCACCGGCGCGATCTGGAGCGCCTGGCTGCCTGTCCTCGCCGGCCGCTATCGGCTGGTCCGCTTCGACACGCGGGGCTTCGGCCGCTCCTCCGTGCCCGGGCCGGGCTTCGCGTGGTCGATGGATCTCCTGGCGGAGGATGTCGTCGCGGTGGCGCGCGCCGCGGGCGCCGAGCAGTTCCACCTGGTGGGGGAATCGCTCGGGGGCACCGTGGGCCTCTGGCTGGCGACGCGCCGCACCCCCGGGCTCCTGAGCCTCGCCGTGTGCTCGACCTCGCACCGCGGCGCCTCCATCCAGCGCGTGCGCGAGTGGCGCGACTTCATCGGCCGCAACGGGATGGCGGCATGGTCGGCGATGATGATGCCTCACCGGCTGGACCCCGAGCAGGCCTCCCCCGCCGCCTGGCGGTGGTTCGAGGCGGAGCAGGCGCGGTCCTCCCCCGACGTGACGCTGGACCTCGCCGACCTCCTGATCGGCACCGATCTCACCCCGGACCTGCCGGCCATCGCCGTCCCGACTCTCGTCCTCGCCCCCGGGGCCAGCCCCTTCGTCCCGCTCGCCATCGCGCGGGAGATTCACGCCCTGGTGCCCGGCTCGGAGCTCCAGGAGTTCGCGGGCGTGCGCCACGCCATCGCCTACTCGCACGGCCCGGCCTGCGCCCGCGCCCTGCGGGCCTTCCTGACCCGCCGCGGCGTCGGCGGGGGGGACAGGTCCCGCCCGACGGGCGAGGACTAG
- a CDS encoding aspartate/glutamate racemase family protein: MARGAKRLGLLLPSSGTIQEADFYRRVPREVTVHAARMRLVTATEADEIRMLEEHAIPAARDLATIRPDAVVFSCTSAGALRGNAYEAELCQEIARVTGAPVISTMAAVREALRRLGVRSVAVLTPYPDTLTERVRASLEADGFVVPAAAGMGLIDSLAIAEVAPAAIQEFAHQRLGGAPAEALFVACCTFRAYDVREALQEALGIPVVTSNQAALEAALRTLGLGVA; the protein is encoded by the coding sequence ATGGCGAGAGGGGCGAAGCGGCTCGGGCTGCTGCTGCCCTCCTCCGGCACGATCCAGGAGGCGGACTTCTACCGCCGCGTCCCGCGTGAGGTGACTGTCCACGCGGCCCGGATGCGCCTGGTGACGGCGACCGAGGCGGACGAGATCCGGATGCTCGAGGAGCACGCGATCCCCGCCGCCCGGGATCTGGCGACGATCCGCCCGGACGCGGTGGTCTTCTCCTGCACCTCCGCCGGGGCGCTCCGCGGCAACGCCTACGAGGCCGAGCTCTGCCAGGAGATCGCGCGGGTCACCGGCGCCCCGGTCATCAGCACCATGGCGGCGGTGCGGGAAGCGCTCCGCCGGCTCGGCGTGCGATCGGTGGCCGTCCTCACCCCCTACCCCGACACCCTCACCGAACGGGTCCGGGCCAGCCTCGAGGCGGATGGGTTCGTGGTCCCGGCGGCGGCCGGCATGGGACTCATCGACAGCCTCGCCATCGCAGAGGTCGCGCCTGCGGCGATCCAGGAGTTCGCCCACCAGCGGCTCGGCGGGGCCCCGGCCGAGGCCCTCTTCGTCGCCTGCTGCACCTTCCGCGCTTACGATGTACGGGAGGCGCTCCAGGAGGCTCTCGGCATCCCGGTGGTGACGAGCAACCAGGCAGCCCTGGAGGCGGCGCTCCGGACCCTCGGCCTCGGCGTCGCCTGA